A section of the Brevundimonas sp. AJA228-03 genome encodes:
- a CDS encoding cell division protein → MTPNPVQALFDWKVRGIRWIEIIGFVVVGALVFSVYIAKAAAARESAEISRLEHDIAETRQRVRLLRAEAARLEQPGRLEALSRGAGLAPVPATRQADEARLAELKAAPVVTATAAPATAPAADPAAPSVPGEPR, encoded by the coding sequence ATGACGCCCAATCCGGTCCAGGCCCTGTTCGACTGGAAGGTCCGCGGCATCCGCTGGATCGAGATCATCGGCTTCGTCGTCGTCGGTGCCCTGGTCTTCTCCGTCTACATTGCCAAGGCCGCCGCGGCCCGCGAGAGCGCCGAGATCAGCCGACTGGAACACGACATCGCCGAGACCCGCCAGCGCGTCCGTCTGTTGCGCGCCGAGGCCGCCCGCCTGGAACAGCCCGGTCGGCTTGAGGCCCTGTCGCGCGGCGCGGGCCTGGCCCCCGTCCCCGCCACGCGCCAGGCCGACGAAGCCCGGCTGGCCGAACTCAAGGCCGCGCCCGTCGTAACGGCGACCGCAGCCCCCGCCACGGCCCCCGCTGCGGACCCCGCGGCCCCATCCGTACCGGGGGAGCCGCGATGA
- the rsmH gene encoding 16S rRNA (cytosine(1402)-N(4))-methyltransferase RsmH, with translation MSAAPHAPVLLSEVIEALSPAAGDVIIDATFGAGSYTRAILATGATVIALDRDPTVQPHADAVANDHPGRFTLVRSAFSGLAEAFADSGADRLDGVVFDIGVSSMQLDEAERGFSFMRDGPLDMRMSRDGDSAADIVNTWDHGPLAHILKQYGDERQSGRIATAILRRRTARPFTRTLDLADVVERALGGRRGAPTHPATRTFQALRIAVNDELGELTAGLEAAEATLSPGGRLAVVTFHSLEDRIVKAFLTERTGNAPGGSRHAPMAVETRKPSFTLQFKGAREAGEVELADNPRARSAKLRAAVRTDAPAWRMAA, from the coding sequence ATGAGCGCCGCCCCCCACGCCCCCGTCCTGCTGTCCGAGGTCATCGAGGCCCTTTCGCCCGCGGCGGGCGATGTGATCATCGACGCCACCTTCGGCGCGGGCAGCTACACGCGCGCGATCCTGGCAACCGGGGCCACCGTCATCGCCCTGGACCGGGACCCGACGGTACAGCCGCATGCCGACGCTGTCGCCAATGACCACCCCGGCCGGTTCACCCTGGTCCGCTCCGCCTTCTCGGGGCTGGCCGAGGCCTTCGCCGACAGCGGCGCGGACCGCCTCGACGGCGTCGTCTTCGACATCGGCGTTTCGTCGATGCAGCTGGACGAGGCCGAACGCGGTTTCTCCTTCATGCGCGATGGTCCGCTGGACATGCGGATGTCGCGTGACGGCGACAGCGCCGCCGACATCGTGAACACCTGGGACCACGGCCCCCTGGCCCACATCCTGAAGCAATATGGCGACGAGCGTCAGTCGGGCCGGATCGCCACGGCCATCCTGCGCCGCCGGACGGCCCGGCCCTTCACGCGCACACTGGATCTGGCCGACGTCGTGGAACGCGCCCTCGGCGGCCGTCGCGGGGCCCCGACCCATCCCGCCACGCGCACCTTTCAGGCCCTGCGCATCGCCGTGAACGACGAGCTGGGCGAGCTGACGGCCGGGCTGGAAGCGGCCGAGGCTACCCTTTCGCCGGGCGGACGCCTGGCTGTCGTCACCTTTCATTCGCTGGAAGACCGGATCGTGAAGGCCTTCCTGACCGAGCGGACCGGCAATGCGCCCGGCGGCTCCCGTCATGCGCCGATGGCGGTCGAGACCCGCAAGCCCAGCTTCACTCTGCAGTTCAAGGGCGCGCGCGAGGCGGGAGAGGTGGAGCTGGCCGACAATCCCCGCGCCCGTTCGGCCAAGCTTCGGGCCGCCGTCCGCACCGACGCTCCGGCCTGGAGGATGGCCGCATGA
- a CDS encoding UDP-N-acetylmuramoyl-L-alanyl-D-glutamate--2,6-diaminopimelate ligase encodes MSTIRLSDLLRRDVAADPMITGVTADSRKVTTGSLFVALPGTAADGRAFIPQALSQGAAAVLAPQDTPDGAAPLLVRSGDVRRAYALAARGFYGAQPATCVAVTGTNGKTSVAAFCRQIWAALGIKAASMGTLGIVAQSGAITESLTPPGLTSPDAGDAARLLATLAEGGVTHLALEASSHGIDQRRLDGVTLKAAAFTNLTQDHLDYHGDMQAYRAAKLRLFETLLPRGRTAVLNADSEAYNDFAAASIMSGLGIMGVGERGRDLSLVERRAVPEGQRLILDVRGDRHDVLLPLAGAFQASNALVAAGLCIAAGEDAARVLHALEKITGAAGRLQRVSGGRGEAYVDYAHTPDGLETVLKALRPHASGRLIVVFGAGGDRDKGKRPLMGEIAGRLADIAIVTDDNPRSEDPKAIRAQVRTGCPFALEIGDRRAAIREAVGMMRDGDVVVVAGKGHEQGQIVGGTTHPFDDATELAEALRVDA; translated from the coding sequence ATGAGCACGATCCGCCTGTCCGACCTCCTGCGCCGCGACGTGGCCGCCGACCCGATGATCACCGGCGTCACGGCCGACAGCCGAAAGGTCACCACCGGATCCCTGTTCGTCGCCCTGCCCGGCACCGCCGCCGACGGCCGTGCCTTCATCCCCCAGGCCCTGTCGCAGGGGGCTGCGGCTGTGCTCGCCCCTCAGGACACACCTGACGGAGCTGCGCCCCTGCTGGTCCGGTCCGGCGATGTCCGCCGCGCCTATGCCCTGGCCGCGCGGGGTTTCTATGGTGCCCAGCCCGCCACCTGCGTCGCCGTCACCGGCACCAACGGAAAAACCTCGGTCGCGGCCTTCTGCCGCCAGATCTGGGCGGCACTCGGCATCAAGGCCGCCAGCATGGGCACTCTGGGCATCGTCGCCCAGTCGGGCGCGATCACCGAAAGCCTGACCCCGCCCGGCCTGACCAGCCCCGACGCCGGTGACGCGGCGCGTTTGCTGGCCACCCTGGCCGAGGGCGGCGTGACCCATCTGGCGCTCGAAGCCTCGTCCCACGGCATCGATCAGCGCCGCCTGGACGGCGTGACGCTGAAAGCCGCCGCCTTCACCAACCTGACCCAGGATCACCTCGACTATCACGGCGACATGCAGGCCTACCGGGCCGCCAAGCTGCGCCTGTTCGAGACCCTGCTGCCGCGCGGCAGGACCGCCGTGCTGAACGCAGACAGCGAGGCCTATAATGACTTCGCCGCGGCCTCGATCATGTCGGGGCTTGGCATCATGGGCGTGGGCGAGCGGGGCCGGGACCTGTCGCTGGTCGAACGCCGCGCCGTGCCGGAGGGTCAGCGCCTGATCCTCGACGTACGCGGTGATCGCCACGATGTGTTGCTGCCGCTCGCCGGTGCCTTCCAGGCCTCCAACGCCCTCGTCGCAGCGGGCCTGTGCATCGCCGCCGGCGAGGATGCGGCCAGGGTCCTCCACGCCCTCGAAAAGATCACCGGCGCCGCCGGCCGCTTGCAACGCGTGTCCGGTGGCCGGGGTGAGGCCTATGTCGACTACGCCCACACCCCCGACGGGCTCGAGACCGTGCTGAAGGCCCTTCGCCCCCACGCCTCCGGCCGTCTCATCGTGGTGTTTGGGGCCGGCGGCGACCGCGACAAGGGCAAGCGTCCCCTGATGGGCGAGATCGCGGGTCGTCTGGCCGACATCGCCATCGTCACCGACGACAACCCCCGCTCGGAAGACCCCAAGGCCATCCGCGCCCAGGTTCGCACGGGGTGCCCTTTCGCGCTCGAAATCGGCGATCGTCGCGCCGCCATCCGCGAGGCTGTCGGCATGATGCGCGACGGGGATGTGGTGGTCGTCGCCGGAAAAGGGCATGAACAGGGTCAGATCGTGGGCGGGACGACTCATCCCTTCGACGACGCCACCGAACTCGCCGAGGCCTTGCGCGTAGATGCCTGA
- a CDS encoding penicillin-binding protein 2 — protein sequence MSVQDHRFYRPPPSSVRQGRPITSTVSPWLRWASEAVWFVEHAFERAHADARPEEDTRVRIFVIQIVFAIVFSGLAIGAAYSALFTPRNGGGSTAAAGALTRGDLTDRNGALLATNVVHYGLYIDPSEVWDREAAFTEIRRALPRVPASKLRHALDGDRRQIVQPGLTPAERQAVHALALGGISFEPEDRRVYPLNASAAHLIGVADTGGQGVSGAELAFNDDIRAAGQRGQDFALSIDLRVQGVLENELNAVASAVGAKGAVGVVADARTGEILGMASWPTYDANRRGAATDDQALNRVTSGHYEMGSVFKTITIAAALDTGQADMNTMLDASQTYMIGSRPINDFHAANKVLSLEEVYLHSSNIGTSRLAVEMTPQTMRDYFRCLGLLDAAPIELKESARPRTPRDWSDSTRASLSFGYGIMITPLQMTAATVALVNGGLYRPLSLRRGGAGVEGRRVIRPETSAEIRQLMRANVLHSSGKQADAPGLHVGGKTGSANKLVNGHYDPSYGLASFAAVFPSDGPTDTQRYVVFVLIDEPSQGSRLGGAIAAPVVGRVADRIAPFLGLARRFDPPATTVAAQ from the coding sequence ATGAGCGTTCAGGACCACCGCTTCTATCGGCCGCCGCCGTCCTCCGTTCGCCAGGGCCGCCCCATCACCTCGACCGTCTCGCCCTGGCTGCGCTGGGCGTCGGAGGCCGTCTGGTTCGTCGAACACGCCTTCGAGCGCGCCCATGCCGACGCGCGTCCGGAAGAAGACACCCGCGTCCGCATCTTCGTCATTCAGATCGTTTTCGCGATCGTGTTCAGTGGGCTTGCGATCGGCGCTGCATATTCCGCCCTGTTCACGCCGAGGAACGGCGGCGGGTCCACCGCCGCGGCCGGGGCGCTGACGCGAGGCGACCTGACCGACCGCAATGGTGCCCTGCTCGCCACCAACGTCGTCCACTACGGCCTCTATATCGACCCCTCCGAGGTCTGGGACCGCGAGGCAGCCTTCACCGAAATCCGCCGCGCCCTGCCCCGGGTCCCGGCGTCAAAACTGCGCCACGCCCTGGACGGAGACCGTCGCCAGATCGTCCAGCCGGGGCTGACGCCTGCGGAGCGACAGGCGGTTCACGCCCTGGCGCTCGGTGGCATCTCGTTCGAACCCGAGGACCGTCGCGTCTATCCGCTGAACGCGTCGGCCGCGCATCTGATCGGCGTGGCGGACACGGGCGGACAGGGTGTGTCCGGGGCGGAACTGGCCTTCAACGACGACATCCGCGCCGCCGGTCAGCGAGGCCAGGATTTTGCCCTGTCGATCGACCTGCGGGTCCAGGGCGTGCTGGAGAACGAACTCAATGCCGTCGCCTCGGCCGTCGGGGCCAAAGGCGCGGTCGGCGTCGTCGCCGATGCGAGAACGGGCGAAATTCTCGGCATGGCGTCCTGGCCGACCTACGACGCCAACCGGCGCGGGGCCGCGACCGACGACCAGGCCCTGAACCGCGTGACCTCTGGCCATTACGAGATGGGGTCGGTGTTCAAGACCATCACCATCGCAGCCGCCCTGGATACCGGCCAAGCCGACATGAACACCATGCTGGATGCGTCTCAAACCTATATGATCGGTAGCCGCCCCATCAACGACTTCCACGCCGCCAACAAGGTTCTGTCGCTGGAAGAAGTTTATCTGCACTCCTCCAACATCGGCACGTCGCGTCTGGCCGTCGAAATGACTCCCCAGACCATGCGCGACTATTTCCGGTGCCTCGGCCTGCTGGATGCGGCTCCGATCGAGCTGAAGGAAAGCGCCCGGCCGCGTACGCCGCGCGATTGGTCGGACTCCACCCGCGCCTCCCTGTCCTTCGGCTACGGCATCATGATCACGCCGTTGCAGATGACGGCCGCGACCGTGGCCCTGGTCAACGGGGGTCTCTATCGCCCCCTGTCCCTGCGCCGTGGCGGCGCTGGCGTCGAGGGTCGCCGCGTCATCCGCCCCGAGACCTCGGCCGAGATCCGCCAGCTGATGCGCGCCAACGTCCTGCACAGCTCGGGCAAGCAGGCCGATGCGCCGGGCCTGCACGTCGGCGGAAAGACCGGCTCGGCCAACAAGCTGGTCAACGGCCATTACGACCCCAGCTACGGGCTCGCCTCCTTCGCCGCCGTCTTTCCCTCGGACGGGCCGACAGACACCCAGCGGTATGTCGTCTTCGTCCTGATCGACGAGCCCAGCCAGGGCTCGCGCCTGGGCGGAGCCATCGCGGCCCCCGTCGTCGGCCGCGTCGCCGACCGCATCGCACCCTTCCTCGGTCTGGCCCGCCGCTTCGATCCGCCGGCCACGACGGTGGCTGCGCAATGA